CGAGCGGGAGGGCGTCGAGATCCTCGCGGGCGAGGCGCTCGCCGGTCCCACCCACGCCACGACCGTCCGCACCCGCGGCGGCACCACCACGCTCACCGAGGGTCCGTACGCGGAGGTGATCGAGGGCATGGGCGGCTTCTACCTGGTCGAGACGCCCGACCTCGACGTGCTGCTCGAGCTGCT
This genomic interval from Nocardioides palaemonis contains the following:
- a CDS encoding YciI family protein is translated as MKYLVLLIGDGELPPWSEHTPEEQAAVMQQFEAFHAAVAEREGVEILAGEALAGPTHATTVRTRGGTTTLTEGPYAEVIEGMGGFYLVETPDLDVLLELLQILPPYDMQLSPAVETS